The sequence AGCGTGTAGCGATCGCTCCAGCGATCGCTACACGTTGCTTTTGGCCACCGCTGAGGGCATAAATAGGTCGCCGCTTGAGCTCTAACAGGTTAATAGCCTCTAGGGCATCATCGACCCGGTTACGAATCTCTGCCAAAGAAAGGTGCTCATTCACCAAGCCAAAAGCTACATCAGCTCCCACAGTTGGCATCACCAACTGGTGGTCAGGGTTTTGAAAAACAAACCCCACTGGTTCTTCGATCGACCACTCTCCTGCTTGGGGACGCAGTAGCCCACCTAAAATTTTCAACAGCGTTGACTTGCCGCTACCGTTGTTGCCTAAGAGCATGCAAAACTCCCCCGGCTTCACGGTCAGCGAACAGCCTTGCAACACTAGCTGCCCAGATGGCCATTGAAATTGTAAGTTGTGAGCTTTAATCGCCTCAGGGTTTCTGGCTGTGATACCGTTGCCGGGCACTTGCTTGAGCTCCTTCTACTGATCGCTGCTTAGCGCAAAGAACCCTGGTGGTCGTCCTGAGGCTGTCGCGGTACCGCTCTTTTCAAATATCTGTACTGCTGCCACCTCACTACCTAGCACACTAATACGCTTGTGGGGTTGCTGGTCGCAGATCAGCTCAAGTATCTGGCCACTGCCGTTGCGCAAATTTTCTGTGATGGAGTTGTACAGAGCTTCTGCCTCTCCTTGCTCTTTCTTTTGCACAGAAAGCGGCATGGCTGTGTGCTTCATCGTCAACTCGATTGTGAACATAGTCAAATATTACCCAGTAAGGTTAGAGATGCGGGCTCCTTTCACTGAGCCCGTTCCTTATATATAAAGTGTAAGCGTTTGTTATCCCACATCTATTGCTCTATACGATAAGCCATACGCAGATGTCCATAGAGACTCAAATCGCGGCAGGCTTAGCAGGTCTAATATATGGTTATCAAAATCTTTCAATTCCAACCTGAGATATAAGTAGAAATACTCATCAAAATCACCAAGATCACAAGATTATCTAGTTGCTTGGGCAAGCTTCCCCAAAAAGACCCCCTATAATGATAGACACGGTAAAGAATAGTAAACACTACTCATAATTTGAGGAGAGTAGGCATTGACGTTATATCAGCCAACTGTCTTTGAGTTAGAGCTAGCGCCATCATCTTCCGTGCATAAATCCCCTCCAAGTTCAGAAGCGGAGTTTCCCGGTAAATAAAGTCGCGGATCTGCCCTCTGGTCTTGGTGTTTACCTGTTGTCAAATCATTATGGAGATTCGCGTATGACCATAGCAATGGGACGCGCGCAAGCCCAGCGAGGATGGTTCGACGTCCTTGACGACTGGCTAAAGCGCGATCGCTTTGTGTTTATCGGCTGGTCCGGCATTTTGCTGTTCCCCTGCGCCTTCATGGCGGTAGGCGGCTGGCTGACCGGCACCACCTTTGTGACCTCCTGGTACACCCACGGCCTCGCGTCGTCATACCTGGAAGGTGCCAACTTTTTGACCGTTGCCGTTTCTACCCCCGCCAACAGCCTGGGTCATTCCCTGCTGCTGCTGTGGGGTCCCGAAGCCCAGGGCGACCTCGTCCGCTGGTTCCAACTGGGCGGGTTGTGGAGCTTTGTTGCTCTACACGGTGCCTTCGGTCTGATCGGCTTCATGCTCCGACAGTTTGAAGTGGCCCGATTAGTGGGTCTACGGCCGTACAACGCCATCGCCTTCTCGGCACCGATTGCGGTATTTGTCAGCGTCTTTCTGATGTACCCCTTGGGTCAGTCGAGCTGGTTTTTTGCGCCTAGCTTCGGCGTAGCGGCGATTTTCCGGTTTCTGCTGTTCTTCCAGGGCTTCCACAACTGGACCTTGAACCCCTTCCACATGATGGGAGTAGCGGGTGTCTTGGGTGGAGCGCTGCTGTGCGCCATTCACGGAGCCACCGTTGAGAACACCTTGTTCAAAGATGGTGAGAACGCGAACACCTTCCGAGCTTTTGAGCCGACCCAGGCTGAAGAGACCTACTCGATGGTGACGGCGAACCGATTCTGGTCGCAGATTTTTGGTATCGCCTTCTCCAACAAGCGCTGGCTGCACTTTTTCATGCTGTTTGTGCCGGTTACCGGCCTGTGGATGAGTGCGGTGGGTGTCGTGGGTCTAGGTCTAAACCTGCGGGCCTACGACTTTGTGTCGCAAGAGATTCGGGCGGCGGAAGACCCCGAGTTTGAGACCTTCTACACCAAGAACATCTTGCTGAACGAAGGTATCCGGGCCTGGATGGCACCGACTGACCAGCCCCATGAGAAGTTTGTATTCCCCGAAGAAGTACTGCCCCGCGGCAACGCTCTGTAATGGGTATACAGCCAATAGCTTGAATCGGTTGATTCAGGGATTTCACAAAGCGAGGCGCTGAGCGCCTCGCTTTTTTACCGCATGCGATCACATGCGGTAAAAAAGCCGGTTCATATCGCGATCGCAACCTGCGTCTGAAGACAGGCTAATCAGCAGTCTTAAAGGTAAGACTGTGATACCGGCTTTTACCCTGCTTATACCAATCGTCCATGTTGCCAAGACGACACCCCCAACGATGAAAATTGTGGCGTGCATCCGCGCAGCGATGCACCGTCTCAGGGTTATTTTTAGAGCAAATCCTGGTTAGCTACCCCCGGTTCAACAGGGCGCGTGCCATGCGTCCCTACGGGTTGGCCTTTTGGAAAGCGGGGTTAGGCCTCTCTATCTTCACCTACGAGCAAAGGTAGGGAGGCCTAAGCAGAGCGTCTATATTGTTGATTACAGTCTGTTGTTAACCGAGGCTCAGGGGCTTTAACCCTTACCAGAGGGATTCAGTGACGCTATCGCTGCTGTTATTTCTGCCGTCTCTGGCGCTAGATGCAGTGTCTGCACGAAAGAATTTCCGAGAAATTTTTGAAAAATTCCGGCCTTATGATCTCACAAAACGCTGGAACCCTTAGCGCCGCAAGGGGTTCCAGTACCCAAAAGAATTTTAGTCAAAGGGGTTGACGCAACTGTGTACCCGGCTTTATATTAATAAAGCGCCTGAGGGAAGCGACTCGAACGAGTACTTCACTGAGGGATGCAGCGAACCTCGACAACTACATAGTCTAGAAACAAAGCCAAGGTTCCTGTCAAGGATTAAATTGGTTCAACGATAGCACGAGTGCTTTCATTGAGTCAACAAATAGAAAGACAGAATCGGATACTGAGGTATCCGGGACATGCTTTTCGGGTCATTTTTCACGAATGACTAACTGAGATTAATCTTTAGGGATTAGTCACTAACATGGAGAGTTTGATCCTGGCTCAGGATGAACGCTGGCGGCGTGCTTAACACATGCAAGTCGAACGGACCTTTTCGGAGGTTAGTGGCGGACGGGTGAGTAACGCGTGAGGATCTGCCCTTAGGAGGGGAACAACAGTTGGAAACGACTGCTAATGCCCCATATGCCGAGAGGTGAAATGTTTTTTCGCCTAAGGATGAACTCGCGTCTGATTAGCTAGTTGGTGAGGTAAGGGCTCACCAAGGCGACGATCAGTAGCTGGTCTAAGAGGATGATCAGCCACACTGGGACTGAGACACGGCCCAGACTCCTACGGGAGGCAGCAGTGGGGAATTTTCCGCAATGGGCGCAAGCCTGACGGAGCAACGCCGCGTGAGGGAGGAAGGCCTTAGGGTTGTAAACCTCTTTTCTCTGGGAAGAAGAACTGACGGTACCAGAGGAATAAGCCTCGGCTAACTCCGTGCCAGCAGCCGCGGTAAGACGGAGGAGGCAAGCGTTATCCGGAATTATTGGGCGTAAAGCGTCCGCAGGCGGTTTTTTAAGTCTGTTGTCAAAGGTCACAGCTCAACTGTGGATCGGCAATGGAAACTGGAGAACTTGAGTGTGGTAGGGGTAGAGGGAATTCCCGGTGTAGCGGTGAAATGCGTAGATATCGGGAAGAACACCAGTGGCGAAGGCGCTCTACTGGGCCACAACTGACGCTGAGGGACGAAAGCTAGGGGAGCGAAAGGGATTAGATACCCCTGTAGTCCTAGCTGTAAACGATGGATACTAGGTGTTGGACGTATCGACCCGTGCAGTACCGTAGCTAACGCGTTAAGTATCCCGCCTGGGGAGTACGCACGCAAGTGTGAAACTCAAAGGAATTGACGGGGGCCCGCACAAGCGGTGGAGGATGTGGTTTAATTCGATGCAACGCGAAGAACCTTACCAAGGCTTGACATGTCACGAATTTCTGTGAAAGCAGAGAGTGCCTTCGGGAGCGTGAACACAGGTGGTGCATGGCTGTCGTCAGCTCGTGTCGTGAGATGTTGGGTTAAGTCCCGCAACGAGCGCAACCCTCGTTTTTAGTTGCCATCATTAAGTTGGGCACTCTAAAGAGACTGCCGTGGACAACACGGAGGAAGGTGGGGACGACGTCAAGTCATCATGCCCCTTACGTCTTGGGCTACACACGTCCTACAATGCTACAGACAGAGGGCAGCGAGCGCGCGAGTGCAAGCAAATCCCATAAACTGTGGCTCAGTTCAGATTGCAGGCTGCAACTCGCCTGCATGAAGGCGGAATCGCTAGTAATCGCAGGTCAGCATACTGCGGTGAATACGTTCCCGGGCCTTGTACACACCGCCCGTCACACCATGGGAGTTGGCCACGCCCGAAGTCGTTACTCTAACCGTTCGCGGAGGAGGGCGCCGAAGGCAGGGCTGATGACTGGGGTGAAGTCGTAACAAGGTAGCCGTACCGGAAGGTGTGGCTGGATCACCTCCTTTTAGGGAGACCTACCCTTAATTACTCCGAACCAAATTGAATTAGGAGAATTGAGTGGTCACTCTAGGTCGTTCAGGACTTTGAGAATAGTTTCTAGACTATGGTTGAGGTTTATTTTCTAGCGTTGCTTGTAATGGAGTGATGATAGGGAATACAACCCGGGCTATTAGCTCAGGTGGTTAGAGCGCACCCCTGATAAGGGTGAGGTCCCTGGTTCGAGTCCAGGATGGCCCACTTGTGGGGGTTTAGCTCAGTTGGTAGAGCGCCTGCTTTGCAAGCAGGATGTCAGCGGTTCGAGTCCGCTAACCTCCACCACGGAAGCATAGATAAGAATTCAGCACATTGTGTATTGGGGCGACCTAATTCATAATCTGCTGGGTGAGAACCTAGCGAAGAACCTTGAAAACTGAATATGAGAGAAGTGTAAGGTAGTACACACAGAACATTCAAAGTTCGTTGAGAGAAGAGTGAACTTAATTAGTTACGACTAATTGAGAGAAGGTCAAGCTACAACGGGCTCACGGTGGATACCTAGGCACGCAGAGGCGAAGAAGGACGTGGTTACCGACGATACGCTTCGGGGAGCTGGAAGCAAGCTTTGATCCGAAGGTTTCCGAATGGGGCAACCCTATATACGGCCACCTGAATCAAATAGGGTGGCGCGAGCGAACCCGGCGAACTGAAACATCTTAGTAGCCGGAGGAAGAGAAAGAAAACTCGATTCCCCTAGTAGCGGCGAGCGAAGCGGGAAGAGCCTAAACCAATGGTTTTTACCATTGGGGTTGTGGGACAGCGACATGGAATCTAGCGGCTAGACGAAGCATTGGAATGATGCACCAGAGGAAGTGAAAGTCTTGTAGTCGAAAGCTTAAGGATACTAGCTGAATCCCGAGTAGCACGGGGCACGAGAAATCCCGTGTGAATCATCGAGGACCACCTCGAAAGGCTAAATACTCCTGCGTGACCGATAGTGAACCAGTACCGCGAGGGAAAGGTGAAAAGAACCCCGGGAGGGGAGTGAAATAGAACATGAAACCGTGAGCCTACAAGCAGTTAGAGCCCGATTAAACGGGTGATAGCGTGCCTGTTGAAGAATGAGCCGGCGACTTATAGGGTCTGGCGGGTTAAGGCGGGAATGCCGAAGCCAAAGCGAAAGCGAGTCTGAATAGGGCGATAGTCAGATTTTATAGACCCGAACCCGGGTGATCTAACCATGGCCAGGATGAAGCTTGGGTGATACCAAGTGGAGGTCCGAACCGACTGGCGTTGAAAAGCCAGCGGATGAGCTGTGGTTAGGGGTGAAATGCCAATCGAACCCGGAGCTAGCTGGTTCTCCTCGAAATGTGTTGAGGCACAGCGGTATTGATTATATACGGGGGGTAAAGCACTGATTCGGTGCGGGCTGCGAGAGCGGTACCAAATCGAGTCAAACTCAGAATACCCGTAGCACACAATGCCAGTCAGACGGTGGGGGATAAGCTTCATCGTCGAAAGGGAAACAGCCCAGACCACCAGCTAAGGTCCCCAAATGGATGCTAAGTGATAAAGGAGGTGGGATTGCAGAGACAACCAGGAGGTTTGCCTAGAAGCAGCCATCCTTAAAAGAGTGCGTAATAGCTCACTGGTCAAGCGATCCTGCGCCGAAAATGAACGGGGCTAAGCATCCTACCGAAGCTGTGGACTTGTACTTGTACAAGTGGTAGAGGAGCGTTCTGTACGAGTTGAAGCGTTAGCGAGAGCAGGCGTGGATTGTACAGAAGTGAGAATGTCGGCTTGAGTAGCGAAAATGTAGGTGAGAATCCTACACCCCGAAATCCCAAGGTTTCCTCCGGAAGGCTCGTCCGCGGAGGGTTAGTCGGGACCTAAGGCGAGGCCGAAAAGCGTAGTCGATGGACAACGGATTAATATTTCCGTACCTGATTTGGATTGTGGCGGGGGACGGAGAAGGCTAAGACAGCCGGATGATGGTTACCGGTTTAAGCTATCGAGGTGATGAGAGACGGCGAAAACGTCTTGAGCTGAGAAGCGAGTACGACCCGTTACGACGGGGAAGTGTCTGATGTCAGGCTTCCAAGAAAAGCCCGAACCACGTTAATTCAAATTGGCCCGTACCCTAAACCGACACAGGTGGGAAGGTAGAGTATACCCAGGGGCGCGAGATAACTCTCTCTAAGGAACTCGGCAAAATGGCCCCGTAACTTCGGGAGAAGGGGTGCCCACGAGAGTGGGTCGCAGTGAAGAGTCCCAGGCGACTGTTTACCAAAAACACAGGTCTCCGCTAAGTCGCAAGACGATGTATGGGGGCTGACGCCTGCCCAGTGCCGGAAGGTTAAGGAAGTTGGTCAGGCTCTTCGGAGTTGAAGCTAGCGACTGAAGCCCCGGTGAACGGCGGCCGTAACTATAACGGTCCTAAGGTAGCGAAATTCCTTGTCGGGTAAGTTCCGACCCGCACGAAAGGCGTAACGATCTGGGAGCTGTCTCGGAGAGAGGCTCGGCGAAATAGGAATGTCTGTGAAGATACGGACTACCTGCACCCGGACAGAAAGACCCTATGAAGCTTTACTGTAGCTTGGTATTGGGTTCGGGCTTTAATTGCGCAGGATAGGTGGGAGACTATGAAGCAGCCCTTGTGGGGGTTGTGGAGTCACTGGTGAGATACCACTCTATTAAGGCTAGAATTCTAACCTTGACCCGTTATCCGGGCAGGGGACAGTATCAGGTGGGCAGTTTGACTGGGGCGGTCGCCTCCTAAATGGTAACGGAGGCGCGCAAAGGTTCTCTCAGGCTGGTTGGAAATCAGCCATTGAGTGTAAAGGCATAAGAGAGCTTGACTGCGAGACTGACAAGTCGAGCAGGTAC is a genomic window of Nodosilinea sp. E11 containing:
- a CDS encoding energy-coupling factor ABC transporter ATP-binding protein, coding for MPGNGITARNPEAIKAHNLQFQWPSGQLVLQGCSLTVKPGEFCMLLGNNGSGKSTLLKILGGLLRPQAGEWSIEEPVGFVFQNPDHQLVMPTVGADVAFGLVNEHLSLAEIRNRVDDALEAINLLELKRRPIYALSGGQKQRVAIAGAIATRCHVLLLDEPTALLDPDSQIDLVKRVRDLVKERGLTALWVTHRLVELDYCDRAFLLEAGRVLDEGEPERLKQRLQS
- the psbD gene encoding photosystem II D2 protein (photosystem q(a) protein), with protein sequence MTIAMGRAQAQRGWFDVLDDWLKRDRFVFIGWSGILLFPCAFMAVGGWLTGTTFVTSWYTHGLASSYLEGANFLTVAVSTPANSLGHSLLLLWGPEAQGDLVRWFQLGGLWSFVALHGAFGLIGFMLRQFEVARLVGLRPYNAIAFSAPIAVFVSVFLMYPLGQSSWFFAPSFGVAAIFRFLLFFQGFHNWTLNPFHMMGVAGVLGGALLCAIHGATVENTLFKDGENANTFRAFEPTQAEETYSMVTANRFWSQIFGIAFSNKRWLHFFMLFVPVTGLWMSAVGVVGLGLNLRAYDFVSQEIRAAEDPEFETFYTKNILLNEGIRAWMAPTDQPHEKFVFPEEVLPRGNAL